Part of the Arthrobacter sp. MMS18-M83 genome is shown below.
TCGGCATCAAGGCAGAAGGCCAGCCGTTCGCCAAGTTTGCTGAGATCCTGAACCTCCGCAAGGCCAAGACGCTTCCGGGCTTCACCCGCGCAGGCTGGCAGGCAGACTACCCGTCGCTGTTCAACTTCCTCGGCCCGCTGCTGAAGACCGGCGCTAGCGCCAACTACGAGGGCTACAGCAACCCGGAATTCGACAAGCTGCTGATCGAAGGCCTTGCGTCCAAGACCACGGACGACGCGAACAAGAAGTTCACCCAGGCACAGGAAATCCTGTTCAAGGACCTTCCCAACCTGCCCCTGTGGTACCAGGCACGCCAGGCTGTATGGAGCCAGAACGTTACCAACGTTGACTCCGGCTGGAACGGCGTCCTGCTCTACTACAACATCACCGCAAAGTAGTCCTCTGGACTTGTTCCAAGCTCGCTAGTGCATGGGGGTCCGGTCGCAAAACCGGGCCCCCTGTGCGCTTGATCCGGCACGAAAGCTGTCCCACATGAATCCCCTTAGTTTCAAGAGCGCCCAGGATACTTTGCTGTGATCCAGTACATCCTCAGGCGTTTGCTGCAGGTCATCCCGGTCTTCCTGGGAACCACCCTGCTTGTGTACTTCATGGTCTTCGCCCTCCCGGGCGACCCCATCCGCGCTTTGTTCGGCGACCGTCCGCCCAGCGAGTCCGTCATTGCCGCCCTGCGCCAGCAATACAACCTCGACCAGCCGTTCTGGGTCCAGTACGGACTGTTCCTCAAGAACCTGTTCACCTTCAACCTCGGCGTTGACTTCACCGGTCAACCCATTGCCGCCACCCTTGGCCGCATCTTTCCCGTGACCGCCATGCTTGCCGTTGAGGCCCTGGCTATCCAGGCCGTCTTCGGTGTGGCCTTCGGCCTGATCGCCGGCCTGCGCAAGGGGAAGCTCTTTGACTCCACCGTGCTGGTTGCCTCCCTCGTCGTCATCGCGGTCCCCACCTTCGTGCTGGGCTTCGTTCTTCAGCTCGTCGTCGGCGTGCAGCTCGGCTGGGCCAAGCCCACGGTGGGATCCAACGCGGACTGGGGCACACTGATCCTCCCGGCCACGGTTCTTGGCCTCGTGTCCTTTGCCTACGTGCTGCGGTTGACCCGCGCCTCGGTCATCGAAAACATGAACGCCGACTACGTCCGTACGGCAACCGCGAAAGGCCTTTCCCGTCCCCGAGTGGTCCTCGCCCACATCCTGCGAAACTCCATGATCCCCGTGGTCACCTACCTGGGGGCGAACCTGGGTGGCTTGATGGGCGGCGCGATCGTCACCGAAGGCATCTTCAACGTGCCCGGCGTCGGACAGAAGCTCTACCAAGCGGTGATCCGCAGCGAGGGCCCCACCGTCGTTGCCATCGTTAGCGTGCTGGTGCTGGTGTTCGTTGCCGCCAACCTGTTGGTCGACCTCCTGTACGCCTGGCTTGACCCGAGGATCCGCTATGAAAAGTAACCGTCAAATCGAGCACTACGTTGCCCCCATCGACGAGACACCGCTGCTCGCGACCGATACCCTCAAGGTCGACGCAGCACCCCTGAGCCTCTGGGCAGACGCCTGGCGGAAGCTCCGCCGTCGTCCGCTGTTCATCATCTCCGCGCTCATGATCTTCCTGCTCCTCATCGTCGCGTTCTTCCCGGGTCTGTTCACGCAGACAGCTCCGAACGACAACTGCCAACTGGGCGACTCCCTGGCGGGCCCCTCGGCCGGCCATCCCTTGGGATTCACCTTCCAGGGCTGCGACATCTATTCCCGCGTCATCCACGGCACGCAGGCATCCTTAACAGTCGGCGTCGTCTCGGTCATCTTCGTCCTGATCATCGGCGTCACGCTCGGCGCGCTGGCTGGGTTCTTTGGCGGCTGGGTTGACACCGTCATTGCCCGCATTGGCGACATCTTCTTCGCATTGCCTTTGGTCCTCGGCGCACTGGTCGTTACCCAGCTCCCCTTCTTCCGCGAGAACAAGAGCGTCTTCACGGTGGTCATGGTCATCGTGATGCTCGGGTGGCCCCAAATGGCCCGTATCACCCGTGGTGCCGTGATCGAGGTCCGCAACGCCGATTTCGTCACTGCCGCACGCTCGCTAGGTGTCTCCAAGATCGGCACCCTGGTCCGGCACGTGGTTCCGAACGCGCTCGCGCCGATCATTGTCCTGGCCACCATGGAACTGGGTGTCTTCATCGTCACTGAAGCAACGCTCTCCTTCCTTGGCATTGGCTTGCCCGGCAGCATCATGTCCTGGGGTAACGACATTTCCGCGGCGAAGGACACTCTGCGCACCAACCCCGAGGTGCTGATGTTCCCCGCAACCGCATTGTCCATTACAGTCCTGAGCTTCATCATGCTTGGCGACGCGCTGCGTGACGCCCTTGACCCCAAGAGCCGCAAGCGATGAAGGAGGCAATCATGACAACGTCCAACGTCACCATCAACGAGGCCGGAACCGAAGAGCGCCCGCTCCTTGAAATCAGGGACCTCGCCATCTCCTTCCAGACGGCGAGCGGCGAGTTCCAGGCCGTCAAGAACGCCCACCTGACTATCATGCCGGGCGAGACAGTCGCCATCGTGGGAGAGTCCGGTTCGGGAAAGTCGACGACGGCACTCGCCGCCATCGGTCTCCTGCCGGAGAACGGCCGGGTTTCCGGCGGCCAGATCCTGCTCGACGGCGAGGACATCTCGCACGCGCCGGAACGGCGCATGATCGAGCTGCGTGGCAACACGATCGGCATGGTCCCGCAGGATCCGATGTCCAACCTCAACCCGGTGTGGAAGATCGGCTACCAGGTCCGCGAGACCTTGCGCGCCAACGGCAAGCCCCATGCTCCGGCTGATGTGGCCCGTGTCCTCGGGGAAGCCGGCTTGCCGGACTCGGCGCGGCGTGCCAAGCAGTACCCGCACGAGTTCTCCGGCGGCATGCGCCAGCGGGCACTGATTGCCATCGGCCTGTCCTGCCAGCCGCGGCTGCTTATTGCCGATGAGCCGACGTCGGCCCTCGACGTGACCGTTCAGCGGCAGATCCTCGACCACCTCGAGACCATGACGGCGGAGCTCGGTACGGCAGTCCTGCTTATCACCCACGATCTTGGCCTCGCGGCTGAACGCGCGGACAAAGTGGTGGTCATGTACCGCGGCAACGTAGTGGAAGCCGGCCCTTCGCTAGAACTGCTCCGCAACCCGCAGCACCCCTACACCCAGCGGCTCGTGGCGTCGGCCCCGTCCTTGGCTTCCCGCAGGATCCAGGCAGCCAAGGCTGAAGGCATCCAAACGGAAGAACTCCTGGCACCCACCGAAGCTGTGGTTGAAAAGGCGCTCCCAGAGGACGTTCTGAAGGTCGAGAGCCTCAGCAAGGTCTTCAAGTTGCGCTCGGGAGTGGGCAGGTCCACCGACTTCACCGCGGTGGACAATGTCTCATTCAACGTCAAGCGCGGGACGACGACGGCGATCGTGGGGGAGTCGGGCTCCGGCAAGTCCACTGTGGCTCAAATGGTCCTTAACCTCCTGCCGCCGACGTCGGGCCGGATCGTGTTCGACGGGGTGGACACCTCCACGTTGAACAGCCGAGAGATCTTCAAGTTCCGGCGTCGTGTCCAGCCGATCTTCCAGGACCCGTACGGTTCCCTTGACCCGATGTACAACATCTTCAGGACCATCGAGGAACCGCTCCGGACCCACAAGATCGGTGACAAGGTCAGCCGCGAGAAGAAGGTCCGGGAGCTTCTGGACCAAGTGGCGCTGCCGCAGTCCACCATGCAGCGATACCCGAACGAGCTCTCTGGCGGCCAGCGGCAGCGCGTAGCGATCGCCCGGGCCCTGGCGCTGGATCCAGAAGTGATCATCTGCGACGAAGCGGTCTCCGCCTTGGACGTTTTGGTGCAGGCCCAGGTGCTGAACCTGCTGGCCGAGCTGCAGTCCAATCTCGGCCTGACCTACCTGTTCATCACGCACGACCTCGCCGTCGTACGGCAGATCGCGGACCATGTCTGCGTGATGCAGAAGGGCAGGCTCGTGGAAACGGGCAGTACAGACAATGTCTTCGATTCGCCGCAGCAGGAGTACACAAAAGCACTCCTCAACGCGATTCCCGGAGCAAGCCTGATGCTGCCGCCCGCGGTGGCCTGACCCGGCTCAGAAACCTTCATTCAACGCCCGTAAGGCAATCAAGAAGGCCGGTGCCGCTTCCCCTGAGGGAGGGGCGCCGGCCTCTTTTGTGTTCCCCGGGAGTTCCACGCGGATCTCCACGCGGTTTTCCCCGCGGATTGTGATGAAGGGCACAATTAGCTGGCGTTGCGGGTGATTTTTAGGCCAATAAATACCACAGCGTTTAGACTCTATGTAGGTGCCCTGTGTCAAAGGGTCTCTTCCGTCGTGCGTTCCGGTTGGAAATGTCGCGATACCACAGCTGACTTCACCACTGAATCGAGCAATAACGCATGTCTGAAACCACCACCAACACCGCGGTAGCCACTGCATCGCGCAGTGACCTGCGCAACGTCGCGATTGTGGCCCACGTTGACCACGGCAAGACCACCCTGGTCGACGCCATGCTCAAGCAGACCAACTCCTTTGCCGAGCACAACCACCTCGAAGACCGCGTCATGGACTCCGGTGACCTGGAGCGCGAAAAGGGCATTACCATCCTGGCCAAGAACACCACCGTGGCCTACAACGGACCGTCCTCCCATGGCGAGACCATCACCATCAACGTGATCGACACCCCTGGCCACGCTGACTTCGGCGGCGAGGTTGAGCGCGGCCTGTCCATGGTTGACGGCGTCGTGCTCCTCGTGGATGCTTCCGAGGGTCCGCTGCCCCAGACCCGCTTTGTGCTCCGCAAGGCCCTCGCCGCGCACCTTCCGGTCATCCTGCTGGTCAACAAGACCGACCGCCCTGACGCCCGCATCGAAGAAGTTGTCCACGAATCCATGGACCTGCTCCTGGGCTTGGCTTCGGACCTCGCGGACGAAGTTCCGGACCTCGACCTGGACAAGATCCTGGAAGTTCCCGTGGTCTACGCTGCAGCCAAGGTCGGCCGCGCCTCCCTGGAACAGCCGGCTGATGGATCGGCGCCGGAGAACGAAGATCTCGAACCCCTGTTCAAGACGATCATCGAGCACATCCCGGCTCCGACCTACAACCCGAACGGTGTCCTGCAGGCGCACGTCACCAACCTGGACGCTTCCCCGTTCCTCGGCCGCCTCGCACTCCTGCGCATCTACAACGGCACCCTCCGCAAGGGCCAGACCGTTGCTTGGGCGCGAGCCAACGGCGAACTGAAGAACGTCAAGATCACCGAGCTCCTGGCCACCAAGGCACTGGACCGCGTTCCGACCGACTCCGCTGGTCCGGGCGAGATCGTTGCTGTTGCCGGTATCGAGGAAATCACCATTGGTGAGACCCTGACCGACGCCGAGAACCCGCAGCCGCTGCCGCTCATCACGGTGGATGACCCCGCGATCTCCATGACCATCGGTATCAACACCTCTCCGCTGGCCGGTAAGGTCAAGGGTGCCAAGGTAACGGCGCGCCAGGTGAAGGATCGCCTCGACAAGGAACTGATCGGTAACGTCTCCATCAAGGTTCTGCCCACCGAGCGTCCGGATGCCTGGGAAGTCCAGGGCCGTGGCGAGCTTGCGCTGGCTATCCTCGTGGAGCAGATGCGACGTGAAGGCTTCGAACTGACTGTCGGCAAGCCGCAGGTTGTCACCCGGACCATCGACGGCAAGATCCACGAGCCGATGGAACACATGACCATCGACGTTCCGGAAGAGTACCTCGGCGCGGTCACGCAGCTCATGGCCGCTCGCAAGGGCCGCATGACCAACATGGCCAACCACGGTACGGGCTGGTGCCGCATGGAATTCATCGTTCCTGCCCGTGGCCTCATCGGCTTCCGCACCAAGTTCCTCACGGACACCCGTGGCGCCGGCATCGCTTCCTCGATCTCCGAGGGCTACGAGCCGTGGGCCGGTCCCATCGAATACCGCACCAACGGTTCGATGGTTGCCGACCGCGCCGGCGTGGTCACCCCCTTCGCCATGATCAACCTGCAGGAACGCGGCTCCTTCTTCGTGAAGCCCACGTCCGAGGTCTACGAAGGCATGATCGTCGGCGAGAACTCCCGCGCCGACGACATGGACGTCAACATCACGAAGGAAAAGAAGCTCACCAACATGCGTGCCGCTTCCTCCGACACCTTCGAGAACCTGACGCCGCCGCGCGACCTGACCCTCGAAGAGTCCCTCGAATTCGCTCGCGAAGACGAGTGCGTTGAGGTGACCCCGGAGTCCATCCGCATCCGCAAGCTGATCCTGGATGCCAATGAGCGCGCCAAGGCTACCCGCGCCCGCGCCAAAGTCTGATCCAGCGCTGATTGCGTAGTGACGCATTGAATAAAGGAGCCACCGGAGCAGCACGCGGCATTGCCGCAGCTGTTCCGGTGGCTCTTTTGCTGCCCTGGCGGGCACCGCACTGCACCGGCAGGCGCTCCTTATTGCCGGCGTCGAGGTCTACTGGGGTGCTGCTGCGGCACTGCTCCTGCTCGCCTCGTTGCAACTCTGGCTGGGCGCCTGGTCGCGGTCTTTGCTCCCGACGGCGGTGGCCGGCATTGCCTGTTATGTGGCGGTTGGCCTGCTGTCGGCTTCCGGAACGGGCAAGCAGCTGATAGTTGCTGACGTACCGGGAAATGTGTGGGTGTACGGCAGTGCGGGCGTGACTTTTGTGATGCTCTTGTGGTGCCGGCGATACAGGCATCCGCCGCGCGGCTGACTAGTCCGCGCTTGGATCCCGGTGGTGGGCGATCAAGAGCGAAGTGGCCACGCCGTCGTCGTCCGCCGGAAGGCGCATGTATTCCTCGACGACTGCCCGCAGCTTGCCCATCATTTCCTGTTGACGCGCGGCGTTGAACTTTACTCCAAGCCGCCACACATCGATATCCCCAGGGGCGAGTCCCCGGGTTTCCTGAACGAATGTTTCGATCAAGACAGGGGAAATATCGTCGACCGGGGTGCTCCACGATGTGCGGGTGGCGATGTACGGCACCTCCTTGGCGCCCCGCTTTCCCTTCCGGCCTTCCTGCGGCACGAGAAAACCCGTGCGGACCAAGGTTCGCACGTGGTGCAGGCTCGACGCGGGATTAATATCCAGCAGCCCGGCAATTTCTTTGTTTGTGCGCGCGTGATGCAGGCAGAGCCGGAGAATCCGCAGGCGTAGCGGCGAACTCAAGGCGCGCCCCTTGGCGACGAGATCGCCGTCCCCCAATTGTTCCGTCATGGTGGCCAGTGTAGCCATCCATCAGTGATTGACATATATCAATCACTGGGGAAAACTGGGCGAGTGAACGCCGGGACCACTGACAATGCTCCGCAAACTGACGCAGCACAACAAGCGGCCTCGCTCTGGCGGGACCGGAACTTCACTACCTTCTGGTCAGGCCAAGCCGTCAGCCAGCTGGGGCACAACTGGGGCAACCGGCGTTTCCAGTCCTCGCAGGGTCTTTGCTCGGGGCCAGCGAGTTCGAAGTTGGCGCGCTCAATGCTGCCAGCCTGGCGGCCTTCCTGCTGATCGGTTTGCCGGCCGGAGCGTGGGTAGACCGCTGGTTGAAACGCCGCACCATGATTGTGGCGGACCTGGTCCGGACTGCGGCGATGGCGACCGTACCACTCCTCTGGTGGGCAGGCATCCTGCAGATCTGGCACTTGTACGCAGTAGCGGCCGTCGTCGGGGCCGCAACAGTCTTCTTCGACGTCTCCTACCATAGCTACGTGCCTGTGCTCGTGGATGCCGCGAACGTGCCACAGGCCAATTCCAAGTTGGAAGCCACCTCCCAGATCGCGCGCATCGGCGGACCTGCCGCAGGTGGCGCGCTGCTGACGGTGGTGTCCGCCCCGGTACTGTTCGTCGGGGAAGCAGCCGGCTATCTCCTGTCCGCCATTTTCTTGTTCAGGACACGCGATGCGGAACGGCCCGTGCCGGCCAAGGACCGGCAGCCGCTAGCAAAGGAAATCAAGGAAGGCCTTGTCTTCGTGGTCAGGCATCCGTTGATCAGCAGAATTGCGGCCTGCACGGGCGGGGTGAACTTCTTCACTACGATCGCCTCTACTTTGATGCCCGTGCTCGTGCTGAGGGAACTGGAGCTAGGGCCACCGGGCATGGGCCTCATCATGGCGGTCGGGGCCGTGGGCGGACTGATCGGGGCCGTTGCCGCGCCCAGGCTCGCAGCTTGGATCGGTGAGGGGACCGTCATTCCCGCGGCGTCGATGGTGAACTCGCTTTTCCTCGTCTTGGTGCCGCTGTCGGTGCTGGCTCCCGAGCGATGGATCTCCTTGGTGATGCTCATCGTCTCCGAGTTCGGCTTCGCCTTCGGGGTGCTGGTGTACAACATCATGCAGCTGAGCATGAGGCAGCGGGTGTGTCCGCCCCGGCTCTTGGGGCGCATGAATGCTTCCATTCGCTTTGTGGTCTGGGGTGTCATGCCAATTGCCGCGCTTGCTTCAGGCCTGCTTGCCGAAAGGCTTGGGCTGGCCCCGACGCTCTGGATCGGCGTGGCCGGGAGCATGGTCTGTGTTGCACCAGCGTTGTTCTCGCCGCTTCGGGGAATGCGCAGGCTGCCTGACGGCGTGCGCGGCGCCTGACCTCCTTGGGACATGCCCCGCCTTGGCTCGCAGCGCTGGACATAATGGCATCATGCGCATTCCTTGGCACAAGTGCAGCGCATGCTCGGCGCAGATGAGGGCACATGTCCAACGTTTGATTTCAAGATTGGACCGGAAGTTCTCCACATACCCAATGTTGGCGCTTCCGTGCCTCCGGTTTCGAGCGGAACGATGGGGCGCATGGTGAACATCAGTGAAGTCATTTCAGCGTACGACGGCGTGGCGCGGGCTAAACATCTCGCTGCGGCTGGGGTGTCGCATTTCCAGCTGAAATCCGAGTTGGCGAGTGGACGGATTCTCCGCGTGGCCCGAGGGGTCTATGCGGTGCCCGGCGCCGATCCCGGCTTGCTCGCTATCCGGTCCCTTCCTGCGGAACCGGCCTGCATTTCCGCGGCCGAATTCTCGGGGTTGTGGGTTCTGGATGCCCCCCAATCTCCCCACGTGGCAGTCCCTCACAGCCGAAAGTACGAAGGTTTTGTCTGCCATCGATCCGCGGTCCCGCCTACCTTAATGGATTCAGTCATCCAGGCCTTGCGTTGCTTGCCGGATCTGGAGGGTCTGGTCGTTGCCGAATCTGCGGTGGTTCTTGGCAGGCTGCCGCTCACGGCCATCAGGATGAGGCTGAGTGGTCGGAATGATGCGCGGGAGCGGAGACTCGTGTCACAAATCGTTCCGCAGTCACAGTCGATTATTGAGTGCATCGCCAGATACCTCCTGCGAGAAGCAGGCTTTCTCGTTGAATCACAGGTAAACATTCCGGGCATGGGGCATCTGGATCTGATGGTGGACGGAAGGCTGGGGATTGAAACCGACGGAGCAGGTTTCCACATGGACAAGCCGAGCTTCGAGGAGGACCGCCGTCGGTGGAATATCACCACAAGGTTGGGTGTCCCGACCTTGGTTGTGAGCTATTCGATGTTGAAGAACCGGCCTCGAGAATTTGTGGCGATGGTCCGGGACACTCTGAGGTCTCTCGACCGAGCCGCGTGACCCCCCGGTGGGCTACCCTACGCCTGTGTCAGAAGGGACATGCCCATCGCTGCTCATCAGGAGTGGACATGTCCCTCGCTCGGGCCCGCGTTAACAAGGGACATGCCCGTAGCAGAGGGCTAGGAGTGGGCATGTTGGCATTATGTCCAGTGGTTCGAACCAGCAGGGGGCATGTCCCATGGTTCGAACCAGCAGGGGGCATGTCCCGTGGGTCGGAGCGGGAGGGGGCATGCCCGGTGAGCGGGGAAGACGGGGGAGCAGGCCTACTGCGGGGCGGGGCGGGGTTTACGGCGTGGAGGCGGAGGCGGGACTTCTTTTGCTGCGACTACAAGGGCCAGCGGGATCTCGACGTCGGACCGGCGGGTGCGGATGGTGCACGCACCATCGGTGACGGAGAGCAAGTAGCCGAGGGCATCGGTGAAGCCGTTGTCCACCCGGTATCGGACAACTACCCGTGTTCCGGATGCGGTGTTGAGCAGGAAATCCTGGGGCCGGGGCGAATTCACTAGTTCATAGTAGGACGCCCGGCTAGGTTGGTGAGTTCACGCTGGTGGATAATAGGGTCAGAATTCGATGTACCGGCCACAGGGCCGGTGGTACTACCCGGAAACTGTCCGGGACAACTGTGGAGAGGCAAGGGACGTGACCTACGTAATCGCGCAGCCGTGTGTGGACGTCAAGGACAAGGCATGTATTGAAGAATGCCCTGTTGACTGCATCTACGAAGGCGAACGTTCCCTTTATATCCACCCGGATGAGTGCGTGGACTGCGGCGCTTGCGAACCCGTGTGCCCGGTGGAAGCGATCTACTACGAGGATGACACCCCGGAGGAATGGGCGGACTACTACAAGGCCAACGTCGAATTCTTCGATGATCTCGGGTCCCCGGGTGGAGCTGCCAAGATTGGCAATACCGGCAAGGACCACCCGTTCATCGCCGCGCTGCCTCCTCAGAACCAAGACCACTAAGAACGGTTGTTTCCTTTGATTTCTGCGGCCCCCGCCTTTGGCCTCAACCTGCCCGACTATCCTTGGGAAGCTATGGCGCCGTACGTGGCCAAGGCTGCAGAACACCCGGGCGGGGTAGTCAATCTCTCGATCGGCACTCCCGTGGATCCCACGCCGGAGCTCGTTCGCGAGGCGCTCGCCGGGGCAGCCAATGCTCATGGGTACCCGACTGTCCACGGCACGGAAGCTCTTCGCGAGGCTGTGTCCACCTGGTTCGCTACCCGACGTGGAGTCCCTGGGATCGACCCCCGGGACGTTTTGCCCACAGTCGGCTCCAAGGAACTGGTGGCCTGGCTGCCGTTTCTGTTGGGGCTCAGCGCAGGCGACGTCGTTGTCCGTCCTACGGTGGCTTACCCGACGTACGACATCGGCGCCCTGCTTGCAGGGGCCACGGCGATTGCTGCAGACAATCTGGACGAACTGGACGCCGCAACCCGTAGCCGGGTCCGGCTCATCTGGATCAACTCCCCGGGCAACCCCACCGGCAGTGTTCGCGATGTCGAATCCCTCAGGCAGATCGTTGCCCAGGCCCGCGAGATCGGCGCTGTGGTGGCGTCTGACGAATGCTATGCCGAACTCGGTTGGGGCGGATGGGATGCCCAGCGTGGCGGCGAAGCCGTGCCCAGCGTTCTTGATCCGCGTGTCACGGGTGGGTCAGACGGACTGTTGTGCGTCTACTCCCTCAGCAAGCAGTCGAACCTCGCCGGCTACCGGGCCGCCTTCGTGGCCGGAGACTCATCGATCGTGGCGAATCTGGTCAACAGCCGCAAGCACGCAGGCATGATCGTGCCTTACCCGGTCCAGGAAGCCATGCGCATCGCGCTCGGCGACGTCGGCCACGTGCTGGCCCAAAAGGATCTCTACCGCGGCCGCCGTGAACGCCTCCTGCCAGCTCTGCAGAACTTCGGACTGGAGATCCACGAGTCCAAAGCGGGCTTGTACTTGTGGTCCACCGCAGGGGAGGCGACGTGGGACACCGTGCGGCGTTTCGCTGACCTGGGCATCGTCGTCGGGCCCGGAGTGTTCTATGGAGACGCCGGCAACGGTTTCATCCGGGTGGCGCTCACGGGCACCGATGAACGCATCGACGCCGCTGTGGAACGCTTGAACACTGCACGGTAACAATGATGTGACTTGCCGCACAGGGCGCGTCACTCCGCCAGTAACCGTAGCTTGTGGATTAGTTTGTCCCGCTTACTGGCGGTAGCTTTTAACTGACTATCAATGGTGGCTTTCTCCACGAAGGCGGTCCAGCCGATGGTGCCTGCACCTGCAGGCTCCCGGCTGGAGTCACCAGATGTTGGTTGGATCAAGCTTTCGACCGAGGCCAAGGGCCTCATGAAGGGGACTCCATGACTGAGACCACCAGTGCTACCCTGCGCCATGCCGGCGGAGAGCTCGAGCTCCCGCGGATCAAGGTTGTAGAAGGGAACGAAGGATACGACGTTTCCAAGCTGCTGAAGCAGACGGGCGCCGTCGCCTACGACCCCGGCTTCATGAACACCGCCGCCACCACGTCGGCAATCACCTACATCGACGGCGACGCCGGTATCCTGCGCTACCGCGGCTACCCGATCGAGCAGCTTGCCCAGCACTCCAGCTTCCTGGAAGTTTCCTACCTGCTGATCTACGGCAACCTGCCCACGCCCACTGAGCTGGATGCCTTTGACCAGCGCATCCGCCACCACACGCTGCTCCACGAAGAGCTCAAGGGCTTCTTCGGCGGATTCCCGCGTGACGCACACCCTATGCCTGTCTTGTCCTCGGCCGTCTCGGCGCTGTCCACGTTCTACCAGGACTCCTTGGACCCGTTCAACCCGGAGCACGTGGAAGTTTCCACCATCCGCCTCATGGCGAAGCTCCCGGTCATCGCGGCCTACGCCCACAAGAAGTCCATCGGCCAGCCCATGCTGTACCCGGACAACTCCATGAACCTGGTGGAGAACTTCCTGCGCTTGAGCTTCGGCTTGCCGGCGGAGCAGTACGAGTTGGACCCTGTTGTGGTCAAGGCGCTCGACCTCCTGCTCATCCTGCACGCAGACCACGAGCAAAACTGCTCGACGTCGACCGTCCGCCTGGTGGGCTCCTCGAACGCGAACCTGTTTGCTTCCGTTTCCGCAGGCATCAATGCGCTCTTCGGTCCCGCACACGGCGGCGCCAACGAGGCCGTGCTGAAGATGCTGCGCCAGATCCAAGCCGATGGCGTCAAGCCCGAGGACTACATGGAGAAGGTCAAGAACAAGGAAGACGGCGTCCGCCTGATGGGCTTCGGTCACCGGGTCTACAAGAATTACGACCCCCGCGCGAAGATCATCAAGGCGACGGCACACGAGATCCTGGGCAAGCTCGGCGGCAACGACGAACTCCTGGACATCGCAATGCGCCTTGAAGAGAAGGCGCTGGCGGACGATTACTTCATACAGCGCAAGCTCTACCCGAACGTGGACTTCTACACGGGCCTCATCTACAAGGCCATGGGCTTCCCGGAGAAGATGTTCACCGTCCTGTTCGCGATCGGCCGTCTCCCCGGCTGGATCGCACAGTGGCGAGAAATGATCAACGACCCCCAGACGAAGATCGGCCGTCCGCGGCAGCTCTACACAGGGGAACCGGAACGCAACTACCCGGCGGTCTAGTCCCCACCGGCTCCCAGGCCTCGCAAGCTCGGCCCGGATCCCTCGCCGGTGTGGGCCCTGCCAACGCGGGGTCACTTACAGCCTGTCCACAGGGACATCATGGGCCGTATGTGACCCCGCGTTGCTCTTAAGAGCTGTAGCCGAGGGGGTTGGTCTTCTGCCAGCGCCAGTGGTCTTCGCACATTTGGTCCACCGTCTTCGTGGTGGACCAGCTGAGGTCCGCCAAGGCAGAGGAAGCGTCGGCCCAGAACGCAGGCAGGTCTCCCGCGCGT
Proteins encoded:
- a CDS encoding MFS transporter translates to MLGASEFEVGALNAASLAAFLLIGLPAGAWVDRWLKRRTMIVADLVRTAAMATVPLLWWAGILQIWHLYAVAAVVGAATVFFDVSYHSYVPVLVDAANVPQANSKLEATSQIARIGGPAAGGALLTVVSAPVLFVGEAAGYLLSAIFLFRTRDAERPVPAKDRQPLAKEIKEGLVFVVRHPLISRIAACTGGVNFFTTIASTLMPVLVLRELELGPPGMGLIMAVGAVGGLIGAVAAPRLAAWIGEGTVIPAASMVNSLFLVLVPLSVLAPERWISLVMLIVSEFGFAFGVLVYNIMQLSMRQRVCPPRLLGRMNASIRFVVWGVMPIAALASGLLAERLGLAPTLWIGVAGSMVCVAPALFSPLRGMRRLPDGVRGA
- a CDS encoding type IV toxin-antitoxin system AbiEi family antitoxin domain-containing protein, whose amino-acid sequence is MQRMLGADEGTCPTFDFKIGPEVLHIPNVGASVPPVSSGTMGRMVNISEVISAYDGVARAKHLAAAGVSHFQLKSELASGRILRVARGVYAVPGADPGLLAIRSLPAEPACISAAEFSGLWVLDAPQSPHVAVPHSRKYEGFVCHRSAVPPTLMDSVIQALRCLPDLEGLVVAESAVVLGRLPLTAIRMRLSGRNDARERRLVSQIVPQSQSIIECIARYLLREAGFLVESQVNIPGMGHLDLMVDGRLGIETDGAGFHMDKPSFEEDRRRWNITTRLGVPTLVVSYSMLKNRPREFVAMVRDTLRSLDRAA
- a CDS encoding putative acetyltransferase; amino-acid sequence: MNSPRPQDFLLNTASGTRVVVRYRVDNGFTDALGYLLSVTDGACTIRTRRSDVEIPLALVVAAKEVPPPPPRRKPRPAPQ
- the fdxA gene encoding ferredoxin, yielding MTYVIAQPCVDVKDKACIEECPVDCIYEGERSLYIHPDECVDCGACEPVCPVEAIYYEDDTPEEWADYYKANVEFFDDLGSPGGAAKIGNTGKDHPFIAALPPQNQDH
- the dapC gene encoding succinyldiaminopimelate transaminase, yielding MISAAPAFGLNLPDYPWEAMAPYVAKAAEHPGGVVNLSIGTPVDPTPELVREALAGAANAHGYPTVHGTEALREAVSTWFATRRGVPGIDPRDVLPTVGSKELVAWLPFLLGLSAGDVVVRPTVAYPTYDIGALLAGATAIAADNLDELDAATRSRVRLIWINSPGNPTGSVRDVESLRQIVAQAREIGAVVASDECYAELGWGGWDAQRGGEAVPSVLDPRVTGGSDGLLCVYSLSKQSNLAGYRAAFVAGDSSIVANLVNSRKHAGMIVPYPVQEAMRIALGDVGHVLAQKDLYRGRRERLLPALQNFGLEIHESKAGLYLWSTAGEATWDTVRRFADLGIVVGPGVFYGDAGNGFIRVALTGTDERIDAAVERLNTAR
- a CDS encoding citrate synthase; translation: MTETTSATLRHAGGELELPRIKVVEGNEGYDVSKLLKQTGAVAYDPGFMNTAATTSAITYIDGDAGILRYRGYPIEQLAQHSSFLEVSYLLIYGNLPTPTELDAFDQRIRHHTLLHEELKGFFGGFPRDAHPMPVLSSAVSALSTFYQDSLDPFNPEHVEVSTIRLMAKLPVIAAYAHKKSIGQPMLYPDNSMNLVENFLRLSFGLPAEQYELDPVVVKALDLLLILHADHEQNCSTSTVRLVGSSNANLFASVSAGINALFGPAHGGANEAVLKMLRQIQADGVKPEDYMEKVKNKEDGVRLMGFGHRVYKNYDPRAKIIKATAHEILGKLGGNDELLDIAMRLEEKALADDYFIQRKLYPNVDFYTGLIYKAMGFPEKMFTVLFAIGRLPGWIAQWREMINDPQTKIGRPRQLYTGEPERNYPAV